The DNA sequence CAAGGTTGCAACTTATTACTCCGTTAAAAGAAGAGGAGAGAAGACAACTATAGAGATAGGTTTAAAAAGCGATAAAATGGAATTCAAAGCATTTACCCTGGATGAGCCGTTCAGGATAGTTGTGGACATACTCTATCCCAAAGCACATTACGAAGAATATAAAGAGGGACCCAAAGCAGAGGGACTAAATATAACCCTGATGGAGAAAGACATAGCCATAAATACGGTATTTGGATACCAGGACTTCTACTTCGATATTTCTCCTACCTGGAAGCTTCTTCCGGGAAGCTTTATAAATCTGTTTATAAGCCATTCTCAGATAACCAGGCCAAAGATTTCCAACATAACCGTCTATCTAAACGGCCTTCCCATCTATACTATACCTCTCGATGATAGCAATCTATGGAGGGCATCAATAAAAATTCCGATGCCAGTTTCCTACCTGAAGAAAGGGGTTAATGTCATAGAGCTTAAAAGCTTCATGAGAACTACAGAGGAAAGATGCATGGATATAGACAATCCCGGAAACTGGCTCAGGATACATAAGGAAAGCTACGTTCATTTAAACTACCTTCCGAAAGAAGAGCTCAGCATAAAGGATTTTCCCTCTCCATATTTTGAGGAAAATGTCTCTCACAGAGAGCTAACCGCTTTTGTGCTCCCCGATAAATGGTCTCCCAAGGAGATAGAAGCTGTATCCGTTATGGTTCTCGACTGGGCGCAGAGGGGAAGATTCAAGAAGTTCTCCCCCGATATATTCTTCATGAGAGAGTTAAACAGCGATGTTAAATCTAAATACAACCTCATATATATAGGAAAAGCAGATGCTCTCCCTGCAGGACTTCTTTCCACATTTGGCGTAGATCAAAAGGATCTTAAGGGCAAATATGCTATCTCAAGCTTTATCAATAGCAGTGGCAAGGGAAGACTTCTGATCACCTCCGATACGGAAAAAGGTGTCTTAAGAGGAACGCTTGCCCTGCTTTCAAAAGAGGTAAGAAAGCAGATAGAGGGTAATAAGATAATCCTTCCCATAAACACGCCCCTGCCTAAAAAGAAAAAGCTTCCTGAGCTGGGAACTGACATATATTTTACGGATCTCATGGTTGGAGACATCATATTCATAGGCACATATTCTCACACAGATTCGATATCCTTTAGAATACCGCTTCACTGGGCTATAAAAGGAAACCCAATGGTAGTGCTTCATTTTAAACACTCCCCAGCGCTCGATAGAAAGAAATCTGCTCTTACCGTTCTCATAAACGATGTTCCCGCGAAATCGATAGAGCTTTCTTCCAAGAACATAACCGATGGAAGGCTCGTCGTGCCAATACCCTATGATGCAACGAAAGGAAACTACATAAATATCGGCTTTAAAGCTTATCTGGATATAAACGTCCCGGATTGCAACCACAACTATTCCGAATCCGCATGGCTCGTAATAGAAAAGAGCTCGTATCTTCATCTTCCACACGATATAAAGGCTATGAAACCCCTCTTGGAAAATCTCCCATTTGCCATGGTTGGGGAAAGAATAACCCTCTATCTGGGAAAGAATATCAACAGCGATGCTCTAACAACGCTTTTAAACTGCTTAATATCTTGGCAAAAAAAGGTATATCATCCTTTAGAGGTATCAACTTCCTATCTCTCCAAGTTTAAAGTAGAGGAGCTTAAAAAGAGCTTAGAACACGCGATAATCCTGGCCCCTGCAAATGAGGTAAAAAAGCAGGGGATAAAGCTTTTAACCAATAAGATTCCAGTGGTTCCAGATTTCGCAGAAGATGCAATGCTATGGCAGTTAAGCGTATATGGAGGAAAGCGATTGGCCCTTATTATCACCTGGTTAAAGAATACCCCAAATCAAACTCCGCTTTACACCAAGGCAGTTTTAAAGTGGAAGCTTAAGGGAGACCTTTGTTTCCTTTCATCAAAGGGAGAAGTGGTTCCATTTTATCTTAAAACACCAAAACCGCCGGAGAGAGAAAAGCCAAAGAAAAGCCTGTGGGAGCATATATGGTTCAAACTCAGATATAGCCGTACACTTGTTGGTATATTCGCTCTTGCATTCTTGGCTATCGTAGCTATCACCGCATTTATAGTTATCAAGAATATAAGAAGAAGATAAAAGCGCTATGAGGATTTTAAGAAACATCCTTATAGTCCTTTTAAGCATTTTTATCGTAATATCCTTTCTTCCGATTTCATCACTGGCGGAAAAAGTTTTGCCACATCCATTTGGCTTAAAGAGAACCCCTCTTAAAACCGCTCTTAAGTATCCAAGGTTTAAGAGAGAAGAAATAAAGGCTCCTTTAAAGCTTCCCGCGAGCGTCGATCTCTCAAGCAATCTACCTCCCGTTGGAGATCAGGGATATGTGGGCTCGTGCGCCTGCTGGGCTTCAGTTTATTACTGGAAAAGCTATGCAGAATCGAAGGAGCACGGCTGGTCAGTTAACGAACCAGAGCATCAGTTCTCCGCAAGCTACATATATAATCTCGTAAACGGGGGCACGGATGATGGTTCCACTTTTCCAGATATCTATGAGCTTATGAAAAGGGTTGGCGCCGCGCCGATTACCGATTTTCCAAACCTAACAACTGACTATCTCACTCTTCCAAGCAAGGAGGTAATAAAGCGTGCCCTTCAATATAAAGTCCAAGGATTGGAGCTCATATTCGCTCGCGATGAGAGTCAGGAACCGCCATACTCTCCCTTAAGTGATAGCGTGATAAAAGACATGAAAGCGCTTTTGGCGAGCGGTGAGCCATTTGTCATAGGTGTGCCGATATATTCCTCTTTCTCATACTACATCGGTGGAGTTTATGATGGCCCTTTCTGGTGGGAAGAACTGCTCGGATATCACGGTATGCTCGTTTACGGATACGATGATTCACTTAGCGCCTTTAAGGTGAGAAACTCATGGGGGATAAGCTGGGGAATAAGCGGAAACTGCCTTTTATCATATGATTTCATGAAGCAATATGTCTGTGAGGCATGGAGATTCATAGATGCCATAAACCCACAGATAAAGGCATATCTTGAGCTTGAAATCGATCACGGAAGGTTAGGGGATCTGATCATCACCGTTGGAAAAGGAAACACTTGGGATTCATGGAATACCTCAGGATACGAGGGAAGCTATCCGGATTATTATCTCTCCATGAGCGCCTACCCTGATCCGAGAGTGCATCTTGAGCTTGCCATGGATGTATCCTCCTTTATAAATGCGAGCGGTGATTGGAAACTTAAGGTGAGCGACATGATACCGAGCTCTTCTGGAAAGGTTAAGTCCGCTCAGATAGTCGTTGAGGATCGATCGGAAACATATCTCTTAAATGGAACGGGAGAAATGGAAATAAAAGATATGCAAACCAACATAGGAGTATTTGAGGAAAGCGCACCTCCGTCTCCTAATAATCCTCCGGTCGTCGGCTTATCCGCTGATCCTCAAAGCGGATATGCTCCATTAACGGTGAATTTCACTGCCTCTGCCTATGATCCTGATGGCGATGAGATAACGAAGTATGAATGGGACTTCGATGGAGACGGATACGCTGATCTGACGACAACAATTCCTCAAACCTCGTGGATATACTACTTCCCAGGAAGCTACCTCGCTACGGTTAAAGCTTACGACTCAAGAGGAGACTGGGGAAGCAGTTCAATCTATATCACAGTTAGCGAAGAGCCGAATCCTCCTCCACCTCCTCCAGAGCCATCGGGCGGAGCAGGCGGAGGATGCTCAATGGGGAAAGCTCCTCATGGAATTTCACTTCTTTTGATCTTTCTCGCAGTTCTTCCGATATATCTCCTCTTGAAACGGAGGTGGTCTTAAAATGCCAAAGCACATAGGAATAGTCGCGTGCAGTGCAGAGGGAGCCTCTCTCTGCTACCGCACGATTTGCATAGAGGGAGAAAAGTTTATGGGGCAGAGATATGCTCATCCAGAGGCGAGCATGCACACGCACCCATTTGGCGAATACATGAAATATATAGAAGCGGGGGATTGGGAAAAGGTTGGAGAGCTTATGCTCTCATCAACCGAAAAGCTCGCAAAAATAGGGGCGGACTTTGCCATATGCCCGGATAACACCATTCATCAGGCTTTCGATCTCTTCATAGAGAGATCCCCCATACCTTGGCTTCATATAGCAGAGGAGGTCGCAAAAGAGGCTCAGAAGAAAGGGTTTAAGCGTATCGGAATCCTCGGCACGAAATTCTTAATGGAATCTCAGGTCTACCCATCAAAGCTAAGCGAAAGGGGAATAGAATACCTGATCCCAGAGCCGAACGAGAGAGAAAGAATAAACGATATCATCTTCAGCGAGCTCGTCTACGGAAAATTTCTTCCGGAAGCCCGCGCATATTTTCAGAAAGTGATAGAAAAACTAAAGGAAAAAGGTTGCGATGCGGTCGTCTTAGGATGCACTGAAATACCTTTGCTTATAACTGATAAAGACTCTCCCATTCCTACGCTGGACTCAACGAGAATATTAGCTCGCTCAGCCCTAAGAAAAGCGGTGGAATGAAAAAATTAAAAAAATTTTTCTAATCCCCTCTTGACATTTAATATTAAATATGATATCATTAGGGTGCAAAATCTGTAGAGGAGGGGTTAGTTATGAAAAGGAAGTTAGCGGTAATTCTATGCGCGATGATTATGGCGGTAGGAGTAAGCGGATACGCGCTTTCGCTAAGCTTCTCCACGACACAAATTGGAAATTCCCTCTGGATTAGTGGAGATATAAACGGTTTAATAAGCAAGGTAGGAGAATCTACAGGCTTTTATGACATAGGGGGCTACTCAGGCACTATAAACAGGCTCGGGAGCTCAATTCAACTATACGGAGATATAAGCGGTTCTATAAGACCACTTGGTAACTCTCTCTTATATGATATAAATGGAAACACGGGAATTATAACGCCGTTAGGAAACAGCTACATCATAAATGGAGATATATGGGGAACCATAAGAAAGAGGGGAAAAAGGACCTATATTGACATCTGGTAGAAAGAGAAGAGGCATCAATCAAGGAGGGGTACAACCCCCTCCTATTATTTTATCCTGAAGTAACAGTATCTTATTGAGTATTAAGAGTATTAAGGAGGTGGCATTTTTGAGAACGCTTCTAATCGCCATTGTGATCATCTTCGGTTTTTTAGTTGGAGGAGCTCACGCTGAGAAAATCTATAAACTTTCGGAGCTCCTTAAGGAGATAAAGCACCTTGAGGGAAAAGAGGTAAGCGTAATAGCCTATTTCAGAGACGCTTATCCAGATCAGCACAAGTTCATGGTAAGAGAAAACAGAAAATATATCTTTGAAGTTCACTACGCGGAAAACCAAAAAGACAACTTCATTATTAGATTTCTTGAGGGACTCCCCCCTTACTCAAAGGTAAAGCTCCTCCTAAAGGGGGTGATAAAGGGCAAGGCTGAACCTCCATTCAGAATCTACTGGATGGAGCTCAAGGAAGTGAAAGTTCTGGACTTAGGAGGTGAAAGTTAAAATG is a window from the Synergistota bacterium genome containing:
- a CDS encoding cellulose biosynthesis cyclic di-GMP-binding regulatory protein BcsB yields the protein VRTALKNYGLRMVIDLTSRTEYKIYKQGKSVIIEVNSTTRRTIRKKRFPPNKVATYYSVKRRGEKTTIEIGLKSDKMEFKAFTLDEPFRIVVDILYPKAHYEEYKEGPKAEGLNITLMEKDIAINTVFGYQDFYFDISPTWKLLPGSFINLFISHSQITRPKISNITVYLNGLPIYTIPLDDSNLWRASIKIPMPVSYLKKGVNVIELKSFMRTTEERCMDIDNPGNWLRIHKESYVHLNYLPKEELSIKDFPSPYFEENVSHRELTAFVLPDKWSPKEIEAVSVMVLDWAQRGRFKKFSPDIFFMRELNSDVKSKYNLIYIGKADALPAGLLSTFGVDQKDLKGKYAISSFINSSGKGRLLITSDTEKGVLRGTLALLSKEVRKQIEGNKIILPINTPLPKKKKLPELGTDIYFTDLMVGDIIFIGTYSHTDSISFRIPLHWAIKGNPMVVLHFKHSPALDRKKSALTVLINDVPAKSIELSSKNITDGRLVVPIPYDATKGNYINIGFKAYLDINVPDCNHNYSESAWLVIEKSSYLHLPHDIKAMKPLLENLPFAMVGERITLYLGKNINSDALTTLLNCLISWQKKVYHPLEVSTSYLSKFKVEELKKSLEHAIILAPANEVKKQGIKLLTNKIPVVPDFAEDAMLWQLSVYGGKRLALIITWLKNTPNQTPLYTKAVLKWKLKGDLCFLSSKGEVVPFYLKTPKPPEREKPKKSLWEHIWFKLRYSRTLVGIFALAFLAIVAITAFIVIKNIRRR
- a CDS encoding PKD domain-containing protein; translation: MRILRNILIVLLSIFIVISFLPISSLAEKVLPHPFGLKRTPLKTALKYPRFKREEIKAPLKLPASVDLSSNLPPVGDQGYVGSCACWASVYYWKSYAESKEHGWSVNEPEHQFSASYIYNLVNGGTDDGSTFPDIYELMKRVGAAPITDFPNLTTDYLTLPSKEVIKRALQYKVQGLELIFARDESQEPPYSPLSDSVIKDMKALLASGEPFVIGVPIYSSFSYYIGGVYDGPFWWEELLGYHGMLVYGYDDSLSAFKVRNSWGISWGISGNCLLSYDFMKQYVCEAWRFIDAINPQIKAYLELEIDHGRLGDLIITVGKGNTWDSWNTSGYEGSYPDYYLSMSAYPDPRVHLELAMDVSSFINASGDWKLKVSDMIPSSSGKVKSAQIVVEDRSETYLLNGTGEMEIKDMQTNIGVFEESAPPSPNNPPVVGLSADPQSGYAPLTVNFTASAYDPDGDEITKYEWDFDGDGYADLTTTIPQTSWIYYFPGSYLATVKAYDSRGDWGSSSIYITVSEEPNPPPPPPEPSGGAGGGCSMGKAPHGISLLLIFLAVLPIYLLLKRRWS
- a CDS encoding amino acid racemase; this encodes MPKHIGIVACSAEGASLCYRTICIEGEKFMGQRYAHPEASMHTHPFGEYMKYIEAGDWEKVGELMLSSTEKLAKIGADFAICPDNTIHQAFDLFIERSPIPWLHIAEEVAKEAQKKGFKRIGILGTKFLMESQVYPSKLSERGIEYLIPEPNERERINDIIFSELVYGKFLPEARAYFQKVIEKLKEKGCDAVVLGCTEIPLLITDKDSPIPTLDSTRILARSALRKAVE